The Abyssibacter profundi DNA segment TCGCCCAGCTCGCCCAGGCGATCCGAGCCAGCTTGTTGGCCACGGCACAGGCCGCTTTGTTGTGATTGGATCGCGCCTGCACGCCCAGCGCCCAGTGCTGGAGCGGGCTCAGGGGTCTGCCCGCGTTCTGGTTGCGCCTAGCACTGAGTAAAACCGTTCTCGCTCCGTGGATAAGCAGCGTTCTGACGTACTTGTCGCCACGCTTGCTAATCCCGCCCAGGTGTCGCTTAGAGCCGCTTGAATGCTCTTTTGGCGTCAGCCCCAGCCACGAAGCGAGGTGCCGCCCTGACTGGAAGTGCTTGGGATCACCGGCACTGGCGTATAGCGCGGTGGATGTGAGCAGCCCGATTCCTGGTATTTGTTGCAGCAATCGCACGGCCGGCGTCTGGCGTGCCACGACAGCGAGCTGGCGCTCGACACGGGCGATCTTGTCATCCAGGTCGTGCACCTCGGCCAGCAGCTCTAGCAGAGTGATCTTCAGCAGGTCAGGGACGGCTGGATCGTCAATGGCGGCGGCCATCTGTTTGACCGCGACTTTTGCACCGAGTGGCAAGATGACACCAAACTCGCGCAACAGCCCGCGCAGTGTATTGATGCGAGCGGTGCGGCTACCCATCCATGCAGACCGGGCGCGATGCAGACCCTGGATGGCCTGGGCATCCACCTCTTTGACGGGCACTGACAGAATCTCGGGATTGCGATCGGCTTCGAGCATCGCCATGCAATCCGCCCGATCGGTCTTATTGCGACGGCGATAAGCGCGAACGTAGGGCACAGGGAGCAAGCGCACATCGTGACCGTGCGCGAGCATCAACCGAGCCCAATGGTGGGCCCCTCCGCAGGCCTCCATGACAAACCGACTGCGTGGTCGCTGAACGATAAAGGCCTGAAATTCAGACCGTTTCAGACGGTGATTTTCGACAACGCGACGCCCGTCGGACACCACCAGCTCAAAGATCAGTTTTGCCGTATCCACGGCAATCGTCGTAGATTGCATGCTCGGACTCCTTCTGTCGGTGTAGCTCGTGATTCAGAAACACCAGCTTGGCACACAGATGCCGGTAAAACGGCGGGAGGAGTCCATTCCATCAATGCATCCGACACTTTTTCCGCTACGCCTGCGGCTTCGCTCCAAAAGCGCCCTTCGGGCGGCCCTGCGGGCTGCGGCTGATGGGCGGCGTTGGGCGTCAGCAAGAACATGATTCGGTTAATTATCAGTGCGTTGATAGTTGTTGTCGGGCTCGTATTAGGTATTTTGGCCGCTATAAACGGAAAACCGGTGGTCTCGCTGGCACTTCTGATGGCCGCACTATACTGCGCAGCCGGAACACTAATTGGTTTCTATGCAGTGTTTGATAGTCCAATTTGGTCGATCGTTGCCTTTGTAGTCATGTTGGCAGGTATCGCCGGTGTGTTCGTGTATCACCAGGCATTTAATCTTGATCTCCAAGCAGCCTATGCAGAGGCCTTAACCGACATGATCTCTGCAGATCCGCTGTGTGAGGACAAACCTGCCGACTTTTATCGGATGAAGGAGTTTGGAGTTTTCGCCTGTGCCACGCAGGCGAATCGCGATCAACTGTCGTCGCTCCGTGATATTGCAAAAGCTCGCTATTTTGGTCCTGAACTGACTGTGCTTGATGGGGTGTACGAATCTAAGAGCAAACAGGAACGGAACTACTGCGCTGAAGCATTCGCTCAGCTTCAGGAAAGGTGTCCCAATGCCTTCCAATTTATGAATCAAAAACACCGCAGCGCGCTCATGGCAGCGGCCACCGATTGACGTCCAACAATGCCTTGCAGCCGACCCATTTTCCACTACTTCCCTTCGGTCATTCGCTCCAAATGGGCGGCTGAAGGCAGGCGTTAGGCGGTAAATGAAATGATTGATTCCGTGTACACGTCCAAGATTGATACTTGGCTGCTCGTGGTTTTGCTCGTCAGTGCGGGTGTGGCACTGGTTGCTGCCGGCGCAACGCTCGTAACGAAGTCTGTATTTGCCATCGCTATTGGTGCATTCATTGCTGCCATCGGAGCAGGCCTGCCTGTCTGGCTACTCACGTCAACCAAATACACCATAGGCAGCGAAAGACTTCTTGTCCAAAGCGGGCCATTCAAATGGAAGGTCCCGCTCAGCGAAATTTCATCGGTCGAGCCAACGCGCAATCCACTTTCGAGCCCGGCACTGTCGCTTGATCGCCTTCACATCAAGTACGGCCGCGGTCAGGAATTAATGATCTCGCCAAAGGATCAACCGGCCTTCATCGAAGAGTTAGAGCGAGCCAGAGAAGATGCCGCCTAACATCGCCATGGAGAGGGGCATATTTTCCGTTACGCGCTTCGCGCTCCACTCCAAATATGTCCCTCATGGCGGGCGTTATGTGCTTTCCGCTAGCTCCGGAGCTTCGCGTCCGAGCGTCTTAGCGGTAGAGTAAGGTCTGTGTTCTGGATTGCCTGAGAATCGCCATGGCCGCTTCCGCTGACGCTATTGAAAACGACGCACTTTCTCTCCCGATTGAAGATCGTGCGCGGCTCATTGTCCATCTCCTGGAAAGCATTGAGGAGCGCCCCGGCGGCGATCCCCGGGCAGTCGAACGCGCTTGGCTAGCCGAAGCTCAACGCCGCTACGACGCGTATCAACGCGGAGAAGTTCAGGCGATTCCAGCCGCGGACGTGTTCTCGGAACTTCGGAAAGATGATCATTGAAGGCAATCAGCTTCTTGCCAGCTGCGCGCGAGGATATCCGGCGCGAGAAGTCCTACTACCGGAAAATCAATCCCGAACTCGCACGCCAATTCCAAGCAGCGGTTGAGACCGCAGCCAATGGCGCCGCTGAGAACCCCCAAGCGATGCAAGTACTGGAGCACGAAATCCGTCGCTGGCCGCTCACGACCTTCCCGCACGGCTTGCTCTATCGCGATGAACCGGATTCGGTTCTTGTTCTCGCGGTGTTTCATCCCAGCCAATCACCCGTTCGGTGGCAAGGTCGGTCGCGCACATAACAAGTGACTATGGTCGGAAGTCAATAAATTCAGGCCAAATCTGGATTCCAATGCTGCCCGGTTTTCATCCTCACATTGATAATCGTGATGAGCTTTTGCATTTCGGCGAGTCGTTGAGCAGGGCATAGGCCAGCAACGTCCGACTCCGCTCACGCTGCTTAGCAAGCCTTTCTTCTCTAACCACCCAGGGAGTGTCGCAGTGGTGTTGCCAAACGCCTCGTGATGCGAAGGATTGCCGTGGCCAGCTGCTTGGTGTGTCCACGCAGACTGAGGTGAAGCGGCTTGGGCAGGATGCGGGATCGTTTGTTGTCGCTAAAGCTTGATCAGCACCAGCCGATAACGTCCTTGGATCCGCATGCACGGGGGCCGACATGGCCTGCACCGACGTCTTTCTCTTTCACACGCAAACCAGCTATTTGATCGTGGTCGACGATGACCCCGATGCACTGGAGCGCGCACTTCTTGTCGGGCCGCTTCGCCCGCTCAACGGCGGCGAGCCCGTACCCGAAGGCTTGGCGTTGGAACTGCTGTATTTGTTCGGGGGCGTACGTGTGGAATCGGGTGATGCTTATGTCATCCCACCGATTGATCACACCGCTTCCAGAGCTGTGATCGCTCAGGAGGCGGTCACGGCGCTACCGCGATCTAGCGATACGCCGGCCACAACCGCGTTTCGCCTGCACTAGCGCAACACTGACCGACTCGCGCCGCCAAGTTGCTGCCTGCGATCCCCGGTCCGTCTGCGATTAGGCGGACCGCAGCGACTGGCTGCGGTCGCTGCTGCGGCGTGCGTGAATTGTCGGGCGCTGCGCCTGGCGGCGGTCATGGGCGGCGCACAGTTCTACGTCGATGATGGCCTGGACGTGTTCGGGCAGGAAGTGCACCCGCTGGCCTGATTCCACATCCCCCGAGCGTGAGCCGGGCACGGCCATCCGCCGTGCCGTCTTGGCGTCGTAGCGTTGTACGCCGACGACGATGCCATGCAATTCATCCCCGAGCCGTTGCTCGGCCCGCACGCGGATAATCTCCCCACCGACGGCGATCATCTCCAGGATGTAGCGGCCGTCCGTGAGCAGGGTCTCGGGGCAGGCCCCGTCGTCCGGCCCGAGGACCGTTGGTGCGGCAGCTTCGCGAAGAACAAATCGTGATGGCATGTTGGCGGCTCCCCAGTCGCGCGTGTCTAATAACCGACTTCTGCAAGCCGCATGCCTGGAAAAACCGGCTGCAGACGCTTGATTTCACGTCGTCATTACGGAAAACCGACGTCAAAGCTTGGCATGGGGAAGCCGGTGCCAGGAATCCGTCAGCTGCAGCAACCTCTGCCGAAACCGCGAAGACCTGGCACCTGGGCCCGTTAGGCTGCCTGGGTGGCGGCCTTGGCCGGCGACTCGGTACGGCTCGGCTGGGCAAGAAACCGCATCGTGCCGTCATCCAGCTTGGTGAAGCGCGTCACTGCCAGATCCATCACGTAGTTCTGATGCACACGCCACGGCGCCCGGGTGCCCTGCTGGGGGAGGAAATCCTTGGCGCGCTGGATATAACCGGATTCCAGATCGACCATATCGTCGGCTTCCACGCCCTCGCGGCGTTCGGGGATGCAGACGGCCTCGCCCCGTTTGTCCATCCGCTGAAGCAGCCGGCAGACGTACTGGGCCGTCAGGTCACATTTAAGCGTCCATGATGCATTGGTGTACCCAAAGGCAAAGGCCATGTTCGGGACGCCATCGAGCATCATGCCTTTGTAGATCAGCCGCTCACCGGTTTCGACCGGCTGGCCGTCCAGGCTGAGCGTCGCCCCGCCAAACAACTGAATGTTCAGGCCGGTGGCTGTGACGATGATGTCGGCCTCGAGCAGTTCTCCGCCACGGGTGCGCACGCCTTCGGCTTCAAAGCGTTCGATGTGGTCGGTCACGATGTTCGCGTTCCCCTTGCGCAGGGCACGGAACAAATCGCCATTCGGCGCGATGCAAAGACGCTGATCCCAGGGCTTGTAGCTTGGGTTGAAATGCAGATCGGCATCGACCGCATCACCCAGCTGCTGACGGGCGAAGTGCAGAATTTTTTCCCGCGTGCTGTCCGGCTTGCGCCGCGCGTACTGGTAGAAATACATGCTGAGCAAGATGTTCTTCCAACGGGTCAGCGAGCCCGCCATGCGCTGCGGCAGCAGCTGTCGCAACTTGCCGGCGATGGCATCACGGCGCGGCAGATTGACCACGTAGGTCGGCGATCGCTGCAACATGGTGACCTGGGCGCCGTTCTTGACCAGCGACGGGATGAGCGTGATGGCGGTGGCGCCACTGCCAATCACAACGATGCGTTTGCCGGCAACGTCCAAATCCTCCGGCCAGTGCTGCGGGTGCACGATGGTTCCGTCGAAGGCCTCGCGGTTGGCGAACGACGGCGTGTAGCCGGAGGCATAGTCGTAGTAGCCGGAGCAGACATGCAGAAAACGGCAGCTGAACCGCTGCTCGCCGCCTGCGGTCTGGCATGTCACCAACCAGCGCGCCTGTTCGCTATTCCAATCTGCACTGGTGACTCGATGACCGAAGCGGATCTGGCGATCAATCCCGTACTTGGCCGCCGTGTCCTGGATGTACTGGCGAATGGTGTCGCCGTCGGCAATGCTGACGTCGCTATCCCAGGGTTCGAAAGGAAAGCCCAGCGTGCTCATGTCCGAATCTGAACGGATGCCGGGGTAGCGGAACAAATCCCAGGTGCCACCGATGGCATCGCGCGCCTCGACGATGGTGTAGGTCTTGTCAGGGCACTCGGTTTGCAGCCGGTAGGCGGCATCCACGCCGGACAGGCCGGCGCCAACGATCAGGACATCGATGTCGATGGCCTCGGGCCGTGCAGCATCAAACGCCATGGGTGGCCTCCTGCGTCGCGGTGGCCTGTTTGCCGCGCGG contains these protein-coding regions:
- a CDS encoding IS110 family transposase, whose amino-acid sequence is MQSTTIAVDTAKLIFELVVSDGRRVVENHRLKRSEFQAFIVQRPRSRFVMEACGGAHHWARLMLAHGHDVRLLPVPYVRAYRRRNKTDRADCMAMLEADRNPEILSVPVKEVDAQAIQGLHRARSAWMGSRTARINTLRGLLREFGVILPLGAKVAVKQMAAAIDDPAVPDLLKITLLELLAEVHDLDDKIARVERQLAVVARQTPAVRLLQQIPGIGLLTSTALYASAGDPKHFQSGRHLASWLGLTPKEHSSGSKRHLGGISKRGDKYVRTLLIHGARTVLLSARRNQNAGRPLSPLQHWALGVQARSNHNKAACAVANKLARIAWASWA
- a CDS encoding PH domain-containing protein, coding for MIDSVYTSKIDTWLLVVLLVSAGVALVAAGATLVTKSVFAIAIGAFIAAIGAGLPVWLLTSTKYTIGSERLLVQSGPFKWKVPLSEISSVEPTRNPLSSPALSLDRLHIKYGRGQELMISPKDQPAFIEELERAREDAA
- a CDS encoding addiction module protein encodes the protein MAASADAIENDALSLPIEDRARLIVHLLESIEERPGGDPRAVERAWLAEAQRRYDAYQRGEVQAIPAADVFSELRKDDH
- a CDS encoding type II toxin-antitoxin system RelE/ParE family toxin, with product MKAISFLPAAREDIRREKSYYRKINPELARQFQAAVETAANGAAENPQAMQVLEHEIRRWPLTTFPHGLLYRDEPDSVLVLAVFHPSQSPVRWQGRSRT
- a CDS encoding flavin-containing monooxygenase: MAFDAARPEAIDIDVLIVGAGLSGVDAAYRLQTECPDKTYTIVEARDAIGGTWDLFRYPGIRSDSDMSTLGFPFEPWDSDVSIADGDTIRQYIQDTAAKYGIDRQIRFGHRVTSADWNSEQARWLVTCQTAGGEQRFSCRFLHVCSGYYDYASGYTPSFANREAFDGTIVHPQHWPEDLDVAGKRIVVIGSGATAITLIPSLVKNGAQVTMLQRSPTYVVNLPRRDAIAGKLRQLLPQRMAGSLTRWKNILLSMYFYQYARRKPDSTREKILHFARQQLGDAVDADLHFNPSYKPWDQRLCIAPNGDLFRALRKGNANIVTDHIERFEAEGVRTRGGELLEADIIVTATGLNIQLFGGATLSLDGQPVETGERLIYKGMMLDGVPNMAFAFGYTNASWTLKCDLTAQYVCRLLQRMDKRGEAVCIPERREGVEADDMVDLESGYIQRAKDFLPQQGTRAPWRVHQNYVMDLAVTRFTKLDDGTMRFLAQPSRTESPAKAATQAA